One genomic window of Penaeus chinensis breed Huanghai No. 1 chromosome 35, ASM1920278v2, whole genome shotgun sequence includes the following:
- the LOC125044102 gene encoding tRNA-dihydrouridine(16/17) synthase [NAD(P)(+)]-like, with the protein LPCFQFCANDPETFVQACKLAAPLCDAVDLNLGCPQAIARRGHYGAFLQDEWDLLKTMMTRASSEVDLPITAKIRVFEDQARTVEYAKMLERAGASLLTVHGRTRDQKGPLTGLASWSQIKAVKDAVSVPVFANGNIQYLSDVERCLQETGVDGIMSAEGNLYNPALYTGRQPPAWDMALEYLELALKYPCPTSYARGHLFKLFHHCLCMPENFDLRHRLSKTSTLEEMVVVSQDLRDRMTPYHTGEKPWEPDPESDQAKLPSPPWVCQPYVRIPPEEHLKKIKESQRRAQEKRQQEETEEDSEGSGGASGGGEGGKRPIGEDSGEADLSKKKKKKMSRNPRKSFDPPGDVYEKCICKNPKGGRCVHNMCRACCRVKCYTEGLDCPGHRILVKTKREKAAIYYGQLAKLK; encoded by the exons CTCCCGTGCTTCCAGTTCTGCGCCAACGACCCGGAGACCTTCGTGCAGGCGTGCAAGCTGGCCGCGCCCCTTTGCGATGCCGTCGACCTCAACCTCGGCTGCCCCCAGGCCATAGCCCGGCGCGGCCACTACGGCGCCTTCCTTCAGGACGAGTGGGACCTCCTGAAGACTATGA TGACACGAGCATCCTCCGAGGTGGACCTTCCCATCACGGCCAAGATCCGAGTGTTCGAGGACCAGGCCAGGACGGTGGAGTACGCGAAGATGCTGGAGCGTGCGGGGGCCTCTCTCCTCACCGTCCACGGCCGCACGCGAGACCAGAAGGGGCCGCTGACGGGGCTGGCTTCGTGGTCCCAGATTAAAGCCGTGAA GGATGCCGTGAGTGTGCCAGTGTTCGCGAACGGCAACATCCAGTACCTGTCCGACGTTGAGCGGTGTCTGCAGGAGACGGGCGTGGACGGGATCATGAGCGCGGAGGGCAACCTGTACAACCCCGCCCTGTACACGGGTCGGCAGCCGCCCGCTTGGGACATGGCGCTGGAGTACCTTGAGCTCGCCCTCAAGTACCCGTGTCCCACCAGCTACGCCCGGGGACACCTCTTCAAGCTCTTCCATCACTG CCTGTGCATGCCGGAGAACTTCGACCTGCGGCATCGACTCTCCAAGACGTCGACGCTGGAGGAAATGGTCGTGGTGTCCCAGGACCTGCGAGATCGGATGACGCCCTACCACACCGGGGAGAAGCCGTGGGAACCGGACCCAG AGAGCGACCAGGCCAAGCTGCCCTCCCCCCCGTGGGTGTGTCAGCCCTACGTCCGCATTCCGCCCGAGGAGCACCTCAAGAAGATTAAGGAGAGCCAGCGGCGGGCGCAGGAGAAGCGGCagcaggaggagacggaggaggacag TGAAGGGAGCGGCGGCGCCAGCGGAGGCGGCGAGGGCGGCAAGAGGCCGATCGGCGAGGACTCCGGGGAGGCCGACCtctctaagaagaagaagaagaagatgagcaGGAACCCGAGGAAGTCCTTCGACCCGCCGGGGGACGTCTACGAGAAGTGCATCTGCAAAAACCCGAAG GGTGGGCGCTGTGTGCATAACATGTGCCGTGCCTGTTGCCGCGTGAAGTGCTACACAGAGGGCCTGGACTGCCCCGGGCATCGCATCCTCGTCAAGACCAAGCGAGAGAAAGCAGCCATCTACTACGGTCAGCTGGCGAAGCTCAAGTAG